A window of Dorea formicigenerans contains these coding sequences:
- a CDS encoding DUF6142 family protein, whose product MFGKDKKKRSRRVNTKYGQKTLKHARKGIQSCMMAVLCAVILIVMILVSFLMKGNVNIIVGFLCFALLALAVYGFRLGLRGLNERDKKYITCKVGIGVNGLVLAGVAAIFIRGLV is encoded by the coding sequence ATGTTCGGAAAAGATAAGAAAAAACGAAGCAGACGTGTAAATACAAAATATGGCCAGAAGACTTTGAAACATGCGAGAAAGGGAATCCAATCCTGCATGATGGCTGTGCTTTGTGCAGTGATTTTAATTGTGATGATTCTTGTGTCATTTCTGATGAAGGGGAATGTAAATATAATCGTAGGATTTCTTTGTTTTGCACTGCTTGCACTGGCAGTTTATGGATTCAGACTCGGACTTCGGGGTCTGAATGAACGAGATAAGAAATACATAACCTGCAAAGTCGGAATCGGGGTAAATGGATTGGTTCTTGCAGGAGTTGCAGCAATATTTATCAGGGGGCTTGTGTAG
- a CDS encoding VanZ family protein yields the protein MNSRKRKALRGLGKVLFVLYIGFLIYFLIFSDWYGRTGEMQEYHYNLVLFKEIKRFWQYRHQLGFFAMFTNLFGNVIIFIPFGFFLPMASKYRSCFATLFWSFGLSLCVEIFQLLTKVGSFDVDDILLNTIGGVAGHIIFVTCVAIRRRHVRKR from the coding sequence TTGAATTCCAGAAAAAGAAAGGCACTCAGAGGACTTGGAAAAGTATTATTTGTCCTTTACATCGGGTTCCTGATATATTTTCTTATATTTTCCGACTGGTATGGCAGAACGGGCGAGATGCAGGAATACCATTATAATCTCGTCCTGTTCAAAGAAATCAAAAGATTTTGGCAGTACCGGCATCAATTGGGATTTTTTGCCATGTTCACGAACCTGTTTGGAAATGTAATTATATTTATACCATTCGGGTTCTTTTTACCTATGGCAAGCAAATATCGTAGCTGTTTTGCTACACTGTTCTGGAGCTTTGGATTAAGCTTGTGTGTAGAAATATTTCAGCTTCTTACGAAAGTCGGAAGTTTCGACGTAGATGATATTCTACTTAACACGATCGGAGGAGTTGCAGGTCATATTATATTTGTGACCTGTGTAGCAATAAGGAGGAGACATGTTCGGAAAAGATAA
- the pyrE gene encoding orotate phosphoribosyltransferase codes for MEAYKQEFIDFMVESDVLKFGEFTLKSGRKSPFFMNAGAYVTGSQLKKLGEYYAKAIHETYGDDFDVLFGPAYKGIPLGVVTAIAYSELYGKEVRYCSDRKEEKDHGADKGSFLGSKLKDGDRVIMIEDVTTSGKSMEETVPKVKGAADVTIVGLMVSLNRMEVGKGGEKCALDEIKDLYGFETAAIVSMADVVEHLYNKECQGKVVIDDTLKAAIDAYYEQYGAK; via the coding sequence ATGGAAGCTTACAAACAGGAATTTATTGACTTTATGGTAGAGAGCGATGTGCTCAAATTTGGAGAATTCACATTAAAGAGTGGAAGAAAGTCCCCATTCTTCATGAATGCGGGAGCATATGTGACTGGTTCACAGCTTAAGAAGCTCGGAGAGTATTATGCAAAAGCAATTCATGAGACATATGGAGATGACTTTGATGTACTGTTCGGACCTGCATACAAGGGAATCCCGCTTGGAGTTGTAACAGCAATCGCTTACAGTGAATTATATGGAAAAGAGGTTCGTTATTGTTCTGATCGTAAGGAAGAGAAAGATCACGGTGCAGATAAGGGAAGCTTTCTTGGAAGCAAGTTAAAAGATGGTGACCGTGTGATTATGATCGAGGACGTAACAACTTCCGGAAAATCTATGGAAGAGACTGTTCCGAAGGTAAAGGGAGCTGCTGATGTTACAATTGTAGGACTTATGGTATCTTTGAACCGTATGGAAGTTGGAAAAGGCGGAGAAAAATGTGCCCTTGATGAGATCAAAGACCTGTATGGATTTGAAACAGCAGCAATTGTAAGTATGGCAGATGTAGTAGAGCATCTGTATAACAAAGAGTGTCAGGGAAAAGTTGTCATCGACGATACATTGAAGGCAGCAATCGACGCATACTATGAGCAGTACGGTGCAAAATAA
- the crcB gene encoding fluoride efflux transporter CrcB — translation MLNVFLVGIGGMVGSMLRYGVSMLPMECGDGFPIKTLLTNIVGCFLIGIIVMLSGKYSKLSPEMTLMLKTGVCGGFTTFSTFALESVTLIQKGDILSGLLYIVFSVAGGMLAVVLTQFL, via the coding sequence ATGTTAAATGTATTTTTAGTTGGTATTGGTGGTATGGTTGGGTCTATGCTCCGTTATGGAGTGAGCATGCTTCCGATGGAGTGTGGTGATGGATTCCCGATAAAAACATTGCTTACTAATATTGTGGGCTGTTTCTTGATTGGAATTATTGTGATGCTAAGTGGAAAATACAGTAAACTTTCTCCGGAGATGACATTGATGTTAAAAACTGGTGTGTGTGGAGGCTTTACTACATTTTCTACATTTGCATTAGAGTCCGTGACATTGATTCAAAAAGGTGATATTCTTAGTGGACTACTGTATATTGTGTTTAGTGTGGCAGGAGGCATGTTGGCAGTAGTGCTTACGCAGTTTTTGTAG
- a CDS encoding dihydroorotate dehydrogenase produces the protein MNMNVNIAGVEWKNPVTVASGTFGSGEEFSEFVDLNKLGAITTKGVADVPWAGNPTPRVAEVYGGMMNAIGLQNPGIDLFCERDIPYLQKYDTKIIVNVCGHAPEEYFRVVERLADEPIDMMEINISCPNVNAGFLAFGQDAKNVEKLTADIKKIAKQPIIMKLTPNVTDITEIAKAAEAGGADAISLINTLTGMKIDINRKTFALANKTGGVSGPIVKPVAVRMVYQAAHAVNIPIIGMGGIASAEDAIEFILAGASAVSVGTANFHNPAVTMEVIDGIEAYMKKNGFENVADMVGIVE, from the coding sequence ATGAATATGAATGTAAACATCGCCGGAGTAGAATGGAAGAATCCGGTTACAGTAGCATCTGGAACATTTGGTTCCGGAGAAGAATTTTCTGAATTTGTGGATCTGAATAAACTGGGAGCTATCACGACAAAAGGTGTAGCTGATGTGCCATGGGCTGGTAATCCGACCCCGCGTGTGGCAGAAGTTTACGGCGGTATGATGAATGCAATCGGACTTCAGAATCCTGGAATTGATCTGTTCTGCGAAAGAGATATTCCTTATCTTCAGAAGTATGACACGAAGATTATTGTAAATGTATGCGGTCATGCACCGGAAGAATATTTCAGAGTTGTAGAACGTCTGGCAGATGAGCCGATTGATATGATGGAAATCAATATTTCATGTCCAAATGTTAACGCCGGATTTCTGGCATTTGGGCAGGATGCAAAGAATGTAGAGAAGCTTACCGCAGATATTAAGAAAATCGCAAAACAGCCGATCATTATGAAACTGACACCGAACGTAACAGATATTACTGAGATAGCAAAAGCTGCAGAAGCGGGTGGAGCAGATGCAATTTCTCTAATTAATACATTGACAGGTATGAAGATTGACATCAACCGCAAGACATTTGCGCTGGCAAATAAGACAGGAGGAGTGTCAGGTCCAATCGTGAAACCGGTAGCTGTGCGCATGGTATATCAGGCAGCACATGCAGTCAATATTCCAATCATCGGAATGGGCGGAATCGCAAGTGCAGAAGATGCAATTGAGTTTATTTTAGCAGGAGCGAGCGCAGTATCTGTCGGAACAGCAAACTTCCATAATCCTGCAGTGACTATGGAAGTCATTGACGGAATCGAAGCCTATATGAAGAAAAACGGCTTTGAGAACGTGGCTGACATGGTTGGCATTGTGGAGTAG
- a CDS encoding dihydroorotate dehydrogenase electron transfer subunit, with amino-acid sequence MADKKKEQAMVVSQEQIADDIFSMWIHTEAAQSARPGQFISMYTKDATKLLPRPISICEINKEDSRLRVVYRVTGENTGTEEFSKLKTGDAIPIIGPLGNGFPFEAAEGKKVFLMGGGIGVPPILELAKQMKCDKKQIVVGYRDAQTFLKEEFEQNGELYISTENGSVGTTGNVMDAIRENGLEADMIYACGPTPMLRAIKQYAEEHKIVCYISLEERMACGIGACLGCVCKTKEKDAHSNVCNKRICKDGPVFLATEVEI; translated from the coding sequence ATGGCGGATAAGAAAAAAGAACAGGCAATGGTTGTTTCTCAGGAGCAGATCGCTGATGATATTTTTAGTATGTGGATTCATACAGAGGCAGCGCAGAGCGCCAGACCTGGACAGTTTATTTCTATGTATACAAAGGATGCGACAAAGTTATTGCCTCGTCCGATCAGTATCTGTGAGATTAACAAAGAAGACAGTCGCCTTCGTGTTGTATACAGAGTGACTGGAGAGAATACAGGAACAGAAGAATTTTCAAAGTTAAAAACAGGAGATGCAATCCCGATCATCGGACCTCTTGGAAATGGATTCCCGTTTGAAGCGGCTGAAGGAAAGAAAGTATTTCTTATGGGTGGAGGAATTGGTGTACCACCGATTCTGGAACTTGCAAAACAGATGAAATGCGACAAAAAACAGATTGTCGTAGGCTATCGTGATGCACAGACATTTTTAAAGGAAGAGTTCGAGCAGAACGGTGAGTTATACATTTCCACAGAGAATGGAAGTGTCGGAACAACGGGAAATGTTATGGACGCAATCCGTGAAAATGGACTGGAAGCGGATATGATCTATGCCTGTGGACCGACTCCTATGCTTCGTGCGATCAAGCAGTATGCCGAGGAACATAAGATTGTATGCTATATATCTCTGGAAGAGCGTATGGCATGTGGAATTGGTGCCTGTCTTGGCTGTGTGTGCAAGACAAAAGAGAAAGATGCCCACAGCAATGTGTGCAACAAGCGAATCTGTAAAGATGGTCCGGTATTCCTTGCTACGGAGGTGGAAATTTAA
- the pyrF gene encoding orotidine-5'-phosphate decarboxylase → MINQLIANIKKTGAPIVVGLDPMLKYIPEHIQKKAFAEFGETLEGAAEAIWQFNKEIVDKTYDLIPAVKPQIAMYEQFGIPGLVAFKKTVDYCKSKGLVVIGDIKRGDIGSTSSAYAVGHIGKVQVGSKTYAPFDEDFVTVNPYLGSDGVNPFIDVCKEEKKGLFILVKTSNPSSGEFQDQMIDGRPLYELVGEKVAQWGEDCMGDEYSYIGAVVGATYPEMGKVLRKVMPKSYILVPGYGAQGGKGKDLVHFFNEDGLGAIVNSSRGIIAAYKQEKYANYGEEAFADASRAAVEDMVADIRGALEAR, encoded by the coding sequence GTGATTAATCAGTTAATTGCGAATATTAAGAAGACGGGCGCACCGATCGTGGTTGGTCTGGATCCAATGTTAAAATATATTCCGGAGCATATCCAGAAGAAGGCGTTTGCTGAGTTTGGTGAGACACTTGAGGGAGCTGCAGAGGCTATATGGCAGTTCAATAAGGAAATTGTGGACAAGACTTATGATCTGATTCCAGCTGTGAAACCTCAGATCGCTATGTATGAGCAGTTCGGTATTCCGGGACTTGTTGCATTTAAGAAAACAGTAGATTACTGTAAATCAAAAGGATTGGTTGTAATCGGAGATATCAAACGTGGAGATATCGGATCAACATCTTCTGCTTATGCGGTTGGACATATTGGTAAAGTGCAGGTAGGAAGCAAGACTTACGCACCATTTGATGAGGACTTTGTGACAGTCAATCCATATCTTGGATCTGATGGTGTGAATCCGTTTATAGATGTATGCAAAGAGGAAAAGAAAGGTCTTTTTATCCTTGTTAAGACTTCTAACCCGTCAAGTGGAGAGTTCCAGGATCAGATGATCGACGGACGTCCACTCTATGAGCTGGTCGGTGAAAAAGTTGCACAGTGGGGAGAAGACTGCATGGGTGACGAGTACAGCTACATTGGAGCAGTTGTCGGAGCTACTTATCCGGAGATGGGGAAAGTACTTCGTAAAGTGATGCCGAAATCTTACATCCTTGTGCCGGGATATGGTGCACAGGGAGGAAAAGGAAAAGATCTGGTACATTTCTTTAATGAAGATGGTCTTGGAGCAATCGTAAACTCTTCTCGTGGAATCATTGCGGCATACAAGCAGGAAAAATACGCAAACTATGGTGAAGAAGCATTTGCAGATGCATCCAGAGCAGCAGTAGAGGACATGGTTGCTGATATTAGAGGCGCATTGGAGGCAAGATAA
- a CDS encoding ABC transporter ATP-binding protein: MASLSLEGIQKVYSNGFQAVKDFNLEIADKEFIIFVGPSGCGKSTTLRMIAGLEDISGGTLKIDGKVMNNVEPKDRDIAMVFQNYALYPHMTVYDNMAFGLKLRKVPKDEIDKKVREAARILDLEKLLDRKPKALSGGQRQRVAMGRAIVRKPKVFLMDEPLSNLDAKLRVQMRIEIAKLHENLGATIIYVTHDQTEAMTLGTRIVVMKDGVVQQVDTPQNLYTKPCNLFVAGFIGSPQMNFLDAEVKVNGSDVTLSVGGHELPVPADKKQALIDKGYAGKTVILGIRPEDVHVAATFTGENAGTVHSTINVYELLGAEVFLYFDVAGTQVTARVGSGTELRSGDKASFTFDMSKIHIFDKETELTIAN, from the coding sequence ATGGCAAGTTTATCATTAGAGGGAATCCAGAAAGTATATTCTAATGGATTCCAGGCAGTTAAAGACTTCAATCTTGAAATCGCTGACAAAGAGTTCATCATCTTCGTTGGACCTTCCGGATGTGGAAAATCAACAACACTTCGTATGATCGCAGGTCTTGAGGATATTTCCGGCGGTACACTGAAGATTGACGGAAAAGTAATGAATAATGTAGAGCCAAAAGACAGAGATATCGCTATGGTATTCCAGAACTACGCTCTTTATCCACATATGACAGTATATGACAACATGGCATTCGGACTGAAACTTCGTAAAGTACCAAAAGACGAAATCGACAAAAAAGTTCGCGAGGCAGCAAGAATCCTCGACCTTGAGAAACTTCTTGACCGTAAGCCAAAAGCTCTTTCCGGTGGACAGAGACAGCGTGTTGCTATGGGACGTGCAATCGTTCGTAAACCAAAGGTATTCCTTATGGACGAGCCTCTTTCAAACCTGGATGCAAAACTTCGTGTTCAGATGCGTATTGAGATTGCAAAATTGCATGAGAATTTAGGTGCTACAATCATCTATGTAACACATGACCAGACAGAGGCTATGACTCTTGGTACAAGAATTGTTGTTATGAAAGATGGAGTTGTTCAGCAGGTAGATACACCTCAGAACCTCTATACAAAACCATGCAACCTGTTCGTAGCTGGATTCATCGGATCACCTCAGATGAACTTCTTAGATGCTGAAGTTAAAGTTAACGGATCTGATGTTACACTTTCTGTTGGTGGACATGAGCTTCCAGTGCCAGCTGATAAAAAACAGGCTCTCATCGATAAAGGATATGCTGGAAAGACAGTTATCCTCGGAATCCGTCCGGAGGATGTACATGTTGCAGCTACATTTACAGGTGAGAATGCAGGTACTGTTCACTCTACAATTAACGTATATGAGCTTCTTGGAGCTGAAGTATTCTTATACTTCGATGTTGCAGGAACTCAGGTAACTGCAAGAGTTGGTTCCGGAACAGAGCTCAGAAGCGGAGATAAAGCTTCCTTCACATTTGACATGAGCAAGATTCATATCTTCGACAAAGAGACAGAGTTGACGATTGCAAACTAA
- a CDS encoding PucR family transcriptional regulator — protein MEQSQELSKALEELTRATGIALDIHIQPEASKEKIDESIRQIRSLCAAYKEKYNKNYFLLNLMTGTAQDCEISERAARLHIRAVKPRYLFLLESSKKMDETVTEVLKQLFPFQEKIYLVPVNEFQLAMLYPVKDGCTSEDIHDLAHTMIDTLSMEALTHVQIAYSDLIPDLHALPSAYKQTALALRVGKLFYSEQSVFPFNKLGIGRLIHELPEKLCEDFLFEIFGGITSEHLDKDTLAAIDKFFQNNLNIAETARQLHMHRNTLIYRLEQVEKRTGLDLRQFEDAMTFKIAIMILNYLQSERNVSHE, from the coding sequence ATGGAGCAATCTCAGGAACTTTCCAAAGCATTAGAAGAGCTTACACGGGCAACCGGCATCGCTTTGGATATTCACATACAACCGGAAGCTTCCAAAGAGAAGATAGACGAGTCAATCCGGCAGATTCGTTCTCTTTGTGCTGCTTATAAAGAGAAGTATAACAAGAATTATTTTTTGTTAAATCTCATGACAGGTACTGCACAGGATTGCGAGATTAGTGAACGTGCTGCCAGATTACATATTCGTGCTGTAAAACCTCGTTATCTTTTTTTGCTCGAATCCTCAAAAAAAATGGACGAAACAGTTACAGAGGTATTGAAACAGTTGTTTCCATTTCAAGAAAAAATATATCTCGTTCCTGTAAATGAATTTCAACTTGCAATGCTTTATCCGGTAAAAGATGGCTGCACATCCGAAGATATTCACGATCTGGCACATACCATGATCGATACTCTAAGTATGGAAGCGCTGACTCATGTACAGATTGCCTACAGCGATCTTATTCCCGATCTGCACGCCTTGCCTTCTGCTTATAAACAGACTGCGCTTGCATTGAGAGTTGGTAAACTTTTTTATTCAGAACAATCTGTATTTCCTTTTAATAAGTTAGGGATTGGACGATTGATTCACGAGTTGCCTGAAAAACTTTGCGAAGATTTTCTTTTTGAGATATTCGGTGGTATAACTTCCGAACATTTAGATAAGGACACTTTAGCTGCCATCGACAAATTCTTCCAGAACAACCTGAACATTGCAGAAACTGCACGACAGCTTCATATGCATCGCAATACACTTATTTACCGACTGGAACAAGTCGAAAAAAGAACAGGTCTTGACCTTCGTCAGTTCGAGGACGCTATGACCTTTAAAATTGCGATCATGATACTGAATTACTTACAATCAGAAAGGAATGTTTCACATGAATGA
- a CDS encoding S41 family peptidase yields the protein MKNKKGFLQGALCGALAMLLAAGLVSCGLKAKNSNSGEKDTTEAISSETDKKLEKLESLINQYYLKDVDQDELQQGIYEGYIAGLNDPYSVYYDEEATKSFQESTDGEYDGIGAVMSQNKETGIITISQVYEGSPAEQAGMKDNDILYKVEDEEVTGKDLTEVVSKIKGEKGTDVNLTVLRGDDREEVAVTATRDTIEYPTVSSKMLDNGIGYLRITEFDSVTYDQYKNAYNDLKNQGMKGMVVDLRSNPGGSLSIVCKILDEILPEGKIVYTQDKNGKEEDFTSDEEHQIDIPMTVLVNQYSASASEIFAGAIQDYDLGAIVGTQTYGKGVVQQIFDLKDGTCVKLTIAKYFTAKGQDIDGKGITPDVAIDYQADENNPEADNQLNKAIETLQGEMQ from the coding sequence ATGAAAAATAAAAAAGGATTTTTACAGGGGGCGCTTTGTGGCGCCCTTGCCATGTTATTGGCAGCAGGACTGGTATCATGTGGATTAAAAGCAAAAAACAGCAACAGTGGAGAGAAAGATACAACAGAAGCAATCAGTTCAGAGACCGATAAAAAGCTGGAAAAACTGGAATCTTTGATTAACCAGTATTATCTGAAAGATGTAGATCAAGATGAACTTCAGCAGGGAATTTACGAAGGATACATTGCCGGATTGAATGATCCGTATTCTGTATATTATGATGAAGAAGCTACGAAGAGTTTTCAGGAATCTACAGATGGAGAATATGACGGTATTGGTGCGGTGATGTCGCAGAATAAGGAGACTGGAATCATTACCATCAGTCAGGTATATGAAGGTTCACCTGCAGAACAGGCTGGAATGAAGGATAATGATATTCTCTATAAAGTAGAAGATGAGGAAGTGACAGGAAAAGATCTGACAGAAGTCGTCAGTAAGATAAAAGGAGAAAAGGGAACGGATGTTAATTTGACAGTTCTTAGAGGTGACGACAGAGAAGAGGTTGCAGTAACAGCAACCCGCGATACGATTGAGTATCCTACAGTAAGCTCTAAGATGCTAGATAATGGAATTGGGTATCTTAGAATTACAGAATTTGATTCCGTGACATATGACCAATATAAGAATGCCTATAATGACCTGAAAAACCAGGGAATGAAAGGAATGGTCGTAGATTTGAGAAGTAATCCAGGCGGAAGTCTGAGTATTGTGTGTAAAATATTAGATGAGATTCTTCCAGAAGGAAAGATTGTATATACTCAAGACAAAAACGGAAAAGAAGAAGACTTCACATCAGATGAAGAGCATCAAATCGATATTCCAATGACTGTTCTTGTAAATCAATATAGCGCCAGTGCTTCTGAGATTTTTGCAGGTGCGATCCAGGATTATGATCTGGGTGCAATTGTGGGAACGCAAACTTATGGAAAAGGTGTTGTACAGCAGATCTTTGATTTGAAAGACGGAACTTGTGTGAAACTTACAATTGCCAAATACTTTACGGCAAAAGGTCAGGATATTGATGGAAAAGGAATTACACCGGATGTAGCAATTGATTATCAGGCAGATGAAAACAATCCGGAAGCAGATAATCAGTTGAATAAAGCAATTGAAACCCTACAGGGAGAGATGCAGTAA
- a CDS encoding murein hydrolase activator EnvC family protein: MIKGKKIISALLIGTLCLGMSTQVRATEIDDTKQKAEELQKQKEAAESEQKSLETQLMAIVSEMEDTKDQISQKEEELGQKEEELFEAQAQENDQYESMKKRIKYMYENGNTKFVDILCQSKDIGEFLNNAEYISTISSYDREQLVAYQQIRKKVQEQQAALEEEYAKLEDLQNDLIAKQTNVESLKASKESEISSISGELEQTNQKLAELQAAAEEAARKQKEKEAAAAAAKKNNNSGSAGGAVVSGNGMFTHPCPGYSRISSTFGYRNAPLAGASTNHKGVDFAASTGTPIYAAAAGTVTSAGYSGKAGNLIIINHGNGLLTYYMHCNTIFVSAGQKVSKGQNIGQVGTTGNSTGPHLHFQVMNNGKPVNPMNYL, from the coding sequence ATGATAAAGGGGAAGAAAATTATCAGTGCTTTACTGATCGGTACATTATGCCTGGGAATGTCGACACAAGTAAGAGCTACCGAGATTGATGACACGAAGCAAAAGGCTGAAGAACTTCAAAAACAGAAGGAAGCGGCAGAATCGGAACAGAAGTCACTGGAAACGCAGCTTATGGCAATTGTTTCGGAGATGGAAGATACGAAAGATCAGATTTCTCAGAAGGAAGAAGAGCTGGGGCAGAAAGAAGAGGAGCTTTTTGAGGCTCAGGCTCAGGAAAATGATCAATATGAGAGTATGAAAAAGCGTATCAAATACATGTATGAGAATGGAAATACAAAATTTGTTGATATTTTATGTCAGTCAAAAGATATTGGCGAATTTTTGAATAATGCAGAATACATATCCACTATATCATCATATGACAGAGAACAATTGGTGGCATATCAGCAGATTCGCAAGAAAGTTCAGGAACAGCAGGCTGCACTGGAAGAGGAGTATGCAAAACTTGAAGACCTGCAGAATGATCTGATTGCAAAACAAACGAATGTCGAGAGCTTGAAAGCCAGCAAGGAAAGCGAGATTTCAAGTATCAGCGGAGAGCTGGAGCAGACGAACCAAAAGCTTGCAGAACTTCAGGCGGCCGCAGAAGAGGCGGCAAGAAAACAGAAAGAAAAAGAAGCCGCAGCTGCAGCAGCAAAGAAGAACAATAATAGTGGAAGTGCGGGAGGAGCTGTAGTCAGCGGAAATGGAATGTTTACGCATCCTTGTCCGGGATATAGTCGTATTTCCAGCACATTTGGATATCGTAATGCGCCACTTGCCGGAGCCAGTACAAATCACAAAGGAGTTGATTTTGCGGCATCAACTGGAACACCGATTTATGCAGCAGCAGCCGGAACTGTAACTTCAGCAGGTTACAGTGGTAAGGCTGGAAATTTGATTATTATTAACCATGGAAATGGACTTCTGACTTATTATATGCACTGCAATACAATTTTTGTGTCAGCAGGACAGAAGGTCAGTAAAGGACAGAATATCGGGCAAGTAGGAACAACAGGAAACTCTACGGGACCGCATTTGCATTTTCAGGTGATGAACAATGGAAAACCGGTAAATCCGATGAATTACTTGTAG
- the ftsX gene encoding permease-like cell division protein FtsX produces MKISTFGYSMKQGVKNIGRNKMFSIASIATMSACIFLFGLFYSIVMNFNYIVQKAEEGVAITVFFDQEATQEQKDNIGAQLKNEDGVLSVTYVSGDEAWAKFQKQYFQGSEEAAEGFKDDNPLANSDNYEVYMSDVSKQKDVVSFAESLDGVRKVNKSDVVAKTLTSVNKLVGYVSVAIIGILLAVSIFLISNTVTMGITVRREEIAIMKYIGAKDGFVRAPFVFEGLLIGAIGAVIPLGILYFVYEKAIHYILEKFHLLQNIINFLPVTQVYRTLLPVGILLGVGIGFVGSFFTIRKHLKV; encoded by the coding sequence ATGAAAATTAGTACTTTTGGATATTCTATGAAGCAGGGTGTCAAGAACATAGGGAGAAATAAGATGTTTTCCATTGCATCTATTGCGACTATGTCAGCTTGTATTTTCCTGTTTGGCCTGTTTTATTCTATTGTTATGAATTTTAATTATATCGTACAGAAGGCAGAAGAGGGAGTTGCCATTACGGTATTTTTTGATCAAGAAGCAACACAGGAACAAAAAGATAACATTGGAGCTCAGCTTAAGAATGAAGACGGAGTATTAAGCGTCACTTATGTGAGTGGTGATGAAGCATGGGCAAAGTTCCAGAAGCAATATTTCCAGGGATCAGAAGAAGCAGCAGAAGGATTTAAAGATGATAATCCGCTTGCAAATTCTGATAACTATGAAGTATATATGTCTGATGTTTCCAAACAGAAAGATGTAGTAAGTTTTGCAGAAAGCCTGGATGGAGTCCGTAAAGTCAATAAATCAGATGTCGTTGCGAAGACGCTGACCAGTGTAAATAAACTGGTAGGTTATGTATCAGTTGCCATTATTGGAATTCTGTTAGCGGTATCTATTTTCCTGATCAGTAATACAGTTACCATGGGTATTACTGTCAGAAGAGAAGAGATAGCTATTATGAAATATATCGGAGCGAAGGATGGATTTGTCCGAGCACCGTTCGTGTTTGAAGGATTGCTCATCGGAGCAATCGGAGCTGTGATTCCACTTGGAATTCTGTACTTTGTATATGAGAAGGCAATTCACTATATTCTTGAGAAGTTCCATCTTCTTCAGAATATCATTAATTTCCTTCCGGTCACACAAGTATATAGAACACTTTTACCAGTAGGAATTCTTTTGGGAGTGGGAATCGGTTTTGTAGGAAGTTTCTTTACAATCAGAAAACATCTGAAAGTATAA
- the ftsE gene encoding cell division ATP-binding protein FtsE, translated as MIELKDVTKEYSKGISALNGINLKIEQGEFVFIVGDSGSGKSTLIKLIMKELEPTSGTIVVNGHNLGRMRHRKVPMYRRNIGVVFQDFRLLKDRNIYENIAFAQRVTETSARVIKKKVPAALSLVGLAQKYKAFPKELSGGEQQRVAIARAIVNEPAILLADEPTGNLDPTNSWEIMKLLEEANDRGTTVLVVTHNQEIVNEMKKRVVTMKKGVIVSDEKKGGYNNEN; from the coding sequence ATGATCGAATTAAAGGACGTAACCAAAGAGTACTCGAAGGGAATCTCTGCGCTAAATGGTATCAACCTTAAGATCGAGCAGGGCGAATTCGTATTTATCGTAGGTGACAGTGGATCAGGCAAGTCAACACTTATCAAATTGATCATGAAGGAGCTGGAGCCTACATCAGGTACTATTGTTGTGAACGGACATAATCTGGGCCGCATGCGCCATAGAAAAGTTCCGATGTACCGAAGAAATATTGGAGTAGTGTTCCAGGATTTCAGACTTTTAAAGGATCGTAATATCTATGAGAATATTGCTTTTGCACAGAGAGTTACAGAGACCTCTGCAAGAGTGATCAAGAAAAAAGTACCGGCAGCATTGTCACTGGTGGGACTTGCACAGAAGTACAAAGCATTTCCAAAGGAGTTATCCGGTGGAGAGCAGCAAAGAGTAGCGATTGCAAGAGCAATCGTGAATGAACCGGCGATTCTTCTCGCTGACGAGCCTACAGGAAATCTGGATCCGACAAATTCATGGGAGATCATGAAGCTTTTGGAGGAGGCGAATGACAGAGGAACTACCGTTTTGGTCGTAACTCATAATCAGGAAATTGTAAACGAGATGAAGAAGCGAGTTGTTACGATGAAAAAGGGAGTCATTGTAAGCGACGAGAAAAAAGGTGGGTATAATAATGAAAATTAG